The Carnobacterium divergens nucleotide sequence CTTCGGTTTGATCATACGCCAACAGCTGTTTAAATTCACTCATTTCATCTAGCCAATTTAAACCATTTTTATGTCCAGGAACATGAAATGAGTGTTTTTCCAATTTCTTGTGCTTTCTCAAAGCGTCAAAAAGAGGCCGTTGCTGTTGGTTAAGTTGTTCTTTCTCCATCGGCTACTGACCTCCTCTAATCAAACCTATCTAATTTTTGTACTTTTAATTTTACGAATTCGTGCTTCTTTAAATAAATAGAAGTATTTAGCTTCAGCTAATTTCGTTTCTGCAAATAATAACCCATCTTTATCAAATACAGCCTCTTCAATTTCTTTCTTATTTTCCCATTGGTCTTTTGTACGATACATCAAGTTTAAAAGGGCTTCATCGTATTCTTTACGCAATAATCCTTTTTTATTTTTCTTAAAAAACATTTTCGCTTCCCTCTTCCTTAAAGTTCTCTACGTCCTTCAACAGCTTTCAATAACGTAATTTCATCGGCATATTCAATATCACTACCTACAGATAATCCATGAGCTAAACGCGTCACCTTAAT carries:
- a CDS encoding YaaL family protein is translated as MFFKKNKKGLLRKEYDEALLNLMYRTKDQWENKKEIEEAVFDKDGLLFAETKLAEAKYFYLFKEARIRKIKSTKIR